Genomic window (Coraliomargarita sinensis):
AATGACGACACCCGACGAATTCCAGTGGTCCACTTACAGCCTACGCTTGCTTATGCTCCCGCATGAATGCCTTGATTGCCTCCGGTGTGGGCTCAACAAAATGTTTCACCACTTCTTTCGCCTTGAGTGCTTCCAATGAGGGGTGCGTGGAATCCACGGAGAGCGCCTCGGCGATCGTATCGGGAAATTTTGCCGGATGCGCGGTGGCCAGAATCAAATTCGGCCCCTCCGGAAGATCGGTAAACCCACAGGCAGTGTGCGGATCCACGACGTAGCTGTATTTCCGGTAAACTTCGCTGATGATAGAAGCGATCCCCGCATCATCGGTGCGGGAGCTGCTGAAAGTTCCCGGATCAAAGTTTTCAAAGGTATACTGCCCGGACGACTTGAACGTCTGCATGATTGCACGCACTTTATCCGGATCGCAGCCTTCGGCATAATAAATGAAGCGCTCAAAATTTGAAGCGACCTGTATATCCATGGATGGCGCCACGCTGGGGGCGACATCGCCCAAAGCATACGTTCCGGTTTGGAAGAGACGATGCAGGATATCATTCTGATTCGTTGCGACACGGAAGCCTTTAATCGGGACGCCCATACGTTGGAGAAGCCAACCGGCCAGAACATTACCAAAATTACCCGTGGGCACGACGAAGGTCGTCTGCTCACGAAGTGCAGCGGGCAATCTGTAAAATGAATACAGGTAGTAGACGCACTGTGCTAAAATACGGGCCAGATTAATTGAGTTCACCGCGGACAAACCGATTTCATCGGCAAATTCGCGGTCTTCGAAGACGGTCTTCATGGCCGCCTGGGCATCGTCGAAGCTACCCTTGATTGCGAGCGGGAAGACATTATCCGCCCCAGTGCAGGTCATCTGACGCTCCTGCAGTGGAGAGATGCGGCCATCCGGATAAAGAATAAAAGTCCTGACGCCTTTCTTCCCCAGCAATCCATGGATCGCCGCCGCTCCAGTATCGCCGGATGTGGCGCCCAAAACGGAAATCGGCTTCCCGGTCCGGGCGATCTGCGCCTCGTAAAAGTTCCCCAGTAGTTGGAGCGCAAAGTCCTTAAAGGCCAAGGTCGGACCGTGAAACAACTCCAGCACGTATAAAGAATCGGAGAGCTTCCTTACCGGAGCGATCTCGGCATGATCGAAATTCTGGTAAGAACGTTCAATCATCGCACTAAGCTCGGCGCGATCCAGATCCGTGGCAAAAAGAGAAAAGAAGGCGTCACAGAGCTGAGGATAGCTCAGGTCTGCCCAGTCCGCCAGCTTCGGCTTTAAGTCGGGCAGTGTCTCCGGCAGATACAACCCCCCGTCCGGAGCCAGGCCATGGGCAACCGCCGTGGAAAAATCGACCGGCGGAACCTGCCCCCGCGTGCTGATGTATTGCATGGGCTAGCCCCCCAGGCCGAAGGCCTTGTGGACCACGCGGGTTGCTTCTTCCGCATCCTTAGGCTCAACACCCACGGAAATCTTAATCTCCGATGTGCTCACAAGCTGGATGTTAATCTTGGCGTCGGCGAGTGCATCGAAGAGCGTCGCCGCCACACCGGAGTGAGAGCGCATCCCCACACCGACCACCGATACCTTGGCGATCTCGTAGGCTTCAAAGACACGTCCACTGAATTCGTCATCCGGGAAGGATTCCTTAAGCGCTTTTTCCGCGCGGTAGATATCTTCGCGTGGGACGGTAAAGGTCATACGCGCCTTACCGTCGACGCCGGGCCCCTGCACGATGGTGTCGACGCTGATTCCGGCATCGGCCAACGCATTGAAGAGCATGGCGGCAGTGCCGGGGCGGTCGGGCAAATCGCTGACCACAATACGTGCCTGATTCTTGTCGAGTGCGACGCCGCTAACAACGACATCTTCCATGGAGGCAGCTTCTTCTTTCACTATTGTTCCCGGGTTATTATTAAAACTAGAACGAACTTCAAAAACGACGTTAAATTTTTGGGCGAATTCCACCGCACGGTTTTGCATGACCTTTGTCCCGGAGCTCGCGAGCTCGAGCATTTCTTCATAGGAAATCTCATCGAGTTTCTTGGCATTGGAGACGACACGCGGGTCAGCGGTGTAGACCCCGTCTACGTCCGTGCAAATCTGGCAGAGATCGGCGTTGAGCGCGGCGGCAATCGCAATGGCGCTCAAATCAGAACCACCACGTCCAAAAGTTGTAATCTGACCGTCCTCGGAGTGTCCCTGGAAACCAGCGAGGATCACTACCTTGCCGGCATCGAGCTGATCCCTGATATCGCCACCCGAAATACTGGTAATACGCGCCCGGGTATGGACGTTGTCGGTTAAGATTCCCGCCTGCGGCCCGGTGCGGGAAACGGCCGGAACGCCGAGCGCGTGTAAGGCCATTGCCGTCAGGGCAATCGTCTCCTGCTCCCCAACCGACACCAGCATATCCATCTCGCGGTCGTCCGGCTGCGGATTGAGTGCCTTGGCACGTGAAATCAAGTCGTTGGTCACTCCGGAACGGGCAGAGACGACCACGACCACCTGGTCACCCGCATCATGCGCTTCCTTAACTCGTAAGGCCACGCTTTTGATGCGGTCAACATCTGCGACGGAAGTGCCGCCATATTTTTGAACTATTAGGGACATAGGAAAAATGGAATCGCGCTAGCGAACACCAGAATATCAAAGTTTCAAGGAAAGAGTTGCGAAAGCTCCAACGATGAGAACCTGAAGCAAACTGATACATGGTGTTGACGTGAGCGTATTAGAGCGGTTTAACCAAGCATCATGGACGATTCGACGGGCTCGCAAAATAAACCGAAATACAAACGTATTGTTTTAAA
Coding sequences:
- the thrC gene encoding threonine synthase, which gives rise to MQYISTRGQVPPVDFSTAVAHGLAPDGGLYLPETLPDLKPKLADWADLSYPQLCDAFFSLFATDLDRAELSAMIERSYQNFDHAEIAPVRKLSDSLYVLELFHGPTLAFKDFALQLLGNFYEAQIARTGKPISVLGATSGDTGAAAIHGLLGKKGVRTFILYPDGRISPLQERQMTCTGADNVFPLAIKGSFDDAQAAMKTVFEDREFADEIGLSAVNSINLARILAQCVYYLYSFYRLPAALREQTTFVVPTGNFGNVLAGWLLQRMGVPIKGFRVATNQNDILHRLFQTGTYALGDVAPSVAPSMDIQVASNFERFIYYAEGCDPDKVRAIMQTFKSSGQYTFENFDPGTFSSSRTDDAGIASIISEVYRKYSYVVDPHTACGFTDLPEGPNLILATAHPAKFPDTIAEALSVDSTHPSLEALKAKEVVKHFVEPTPEAIKAFMREHKQA
- a CDS encoding aspartate kinase gives rise to the protein MSLIVQKYGGTSVADVDRIKSVALRVKEAHDAGDQVVVVVSARSGVTNDLISRAKALNPQPDDREMDMLVSVGEQETIALTAMALHALGVPAVSRTGPQAGILTDNVHTRARITSISGGDIRDQLDAGKVVILAGFQGHSEDGQITTFGRGGSDLSAIAIAAALNADLCQICTDVDGVYTADPRVVSNAKKLDEISYEEMLELASSGTKVMQNRAVEFAQKFNVVFEVRSSFNNNPGTIVKEEAASMEDVVVSGVALDKNQARIVVSDLPDRPGTAAMLFNALADAGISVDTIVQGPGVDGKARMTFTVPREDIYRAEKALKESFPDDEFSGRVFEAYEIAKVSVVGVGMRSHSGVAATLFDALADAKINIQLVSTSEIKISVGVEPKDAEEATRVVHKAFGLGG